The DNA region GTCACTACGACAGCTTGCTCGACATCAACTCGAACAGCGGGGCGCGCGCGACCTACTACCGTGGCCCATACCTGCCGGTGCACTTGGTGACATGCGACGCGACGTCTTCCTCAGCCTCCTCGCAGTCGTCATTGTCATCGAGTGACAGCGACgcggatggtggcggtggtagcgacggcgcacgcggccgcagcggcagcgaggtgTCTATCTGTGGTGGCAGTCCCACGGACAGCGCCCACGCACTCTCGTACCCGACCAAGTCCGACATGAGCGGTGACGGGTCGTTTTCCTCTTCCTGCAGCGGAAGCGTCACTCCCAGTccggcgccagcgcctcaGCATCACGCGAATCTgtcctcgcagcagcacgaggcGAGGATGGGTGGGTCGAACACGGCACACATCAGCAGCAATAGCATCGCTGATGGGCTGCCGCTcgccggcatcgccgccggcgtgatggacgcgtcttcgccgcacgcgcgaccgccaccgctgccggtgccgcctgTCGGTCGCGGCACCGGCCGGCGTCCCCGCCGTTTTGGGGCTTCGCGAGCGCGCAGTGGCACGCCCCGCAGCCCTGCCAACTCAGGCGCtcccggcgctgccggtggcggcggcgtgcaccGCACCTTCACAGAGGTGCACGTCGGCCACGGCAGCaacgtggtggtgctgcagcacttgCTGCGATTTAGCCACCGTCCTCGCTACGCAGCCGCTGTTCCGCCAGCTCGAGACCCGCGCACGCAGGGAGTGCACCCGGAGCTGCTGGGCTACACGATGGTGGCCGAGCCCGTCGTGACGGAGCAGTACGACGAACTCGTCATCCCGCTGGAGCCTTTTGCTGCCGTGGCAGGGCGGATGCGCAGGCAGGCcagccgccggcggcagacGACGCAGCGAAAGGGTGGCAACACATCGCCGAAGAAGCCTGACGCCGCGGGTGTCGAGGCGAAGCTGCACCACCTGATGGCAGCATTGGGCAGTCTCGAGAGCCACCTGCGCGCCACGTTGCGGCGCCAGCTCTCCTTGATGGGCGATGACTCGCCATCCCAGTCGTGCCACGCGCTGCCACCCCTTTCCAACAGCGAGGCACAGGCGCTCGGCCACCCGGGCGGCATCTCTTGCTGGCCGCACGTCCTCGACTACGGCAACGGCATCGAGCGTGACACATCCTACACCGCTGCCTACCTCGCGAGCATCGCGACGAGCGCAGAGACGGAGGGCTGGTTGTCGCAAGCACTCGCGGCACGGCGGGTGGCGCTGTTTGGCTGGCCGGCGGCGTCTTGTGCCTGGGTCAACaccgtcggcgacgctgaagagcctcagccgcagcgtcacggcgaggcagcgggaagGTGTAAGACGGAGGGTGAGGGCTGCGATGGAGTGGCGAAGCGACTGCCCGGCCGAGTGGCCATTCCATCCACCATCCCGAATCCGACCACCACCGGGACGTGGCTGACCGCGCTGGAGTACGACATGGCGAGTGCACTCTTGCGCCTCGCCGCCAGTACCTCCGTGGTGACGGCACACGACATCTTCTTCCACGTTGTTCTGCCGCGCGCCGACGACATTGGTGCAGCCGTCTGGTGCAACCTCCACGAAGGAACCCACGCAGCACTGACACGGGCGAGCGCGGTCGGAGACTTCTCTTCGGATTCCActggcgccaccgcgctcaGGGCTGAGCCGGCGCTTGGGTGTACCACAGAACTGCAGCAGGAGGCCAAGAAAGGTGCAGACGTTCGAATGGGGCAGGCGcacgtcgacgaggcgcgtgGTGGTGACGAGTTGCCGTCTGCGCCCTCAGCGACGGCACTTTCTCGCGGATATCCCCTCTGCTCCCTGCGCCCTAGTGACACCGGCATTGCCGCGCTGCGGAACGTGCTCTGCTCCAACAAAGGCAGCggctccgtcagcgccgctcaCCACCCAAGCCAGGAAGCGTTCATGGCGTCGCTGCTCCGCGACGGCCAAAGTCGCGGTAGCTTCGGCCACGACAGCgatgtggcgcagctgctgacatggaaggcggcgctggaggacgtCATCGACACCATGCGCGTCGAAGCGGCGCGCCGGCAGGCCACCGCAGTCATGGAGGAACTGTAAGCCGACGTGGGCGTGGTGGCAGCGATGCAGGTGAGCGGGGCGAGATCAGCGCGGCAACGCCGCTAGGTCTTGTCTGCGCAGGTACGCGCGTGCCACACAgcaagggaagggggacaACCCAGCCGGCGAGGCTCCCTCAACGCAGCAGAGACTAAGAAAGTCAACAGGAACAACACCAACGTCGAATTCAACGACGTAGACAAGAGTGAGACATGCGGGGGGTAAGTGGCACCGATGCACCTCTGCTGCACTCACAGCAGGGTGTAGAGCTacgagagggaggcaggAGAGTGGTCGATGATGGAAGTGGGGACTCGCACACGCCGACACCAAACACAGCGGCCCAGGTGCTCGgctccatcagcgccacTCTGAACGGTGCAGCAGAcaccttctctcgctctcctaCCCACGCTCTCACACGCCTTCCTGCTGATGTGCAAcagccccctccctgcccttTCCTTTCGACGCATCAAACACAAGCAATTCGCGTGTTTTCATTGCGTCTGTCtgtcgctctcgctctcgcacacacttctcctcctcctcctcctcttctctcgaCCTCGCGCCAcacatcaccgccgccaaacacacgcagcaggtgcagccaCATTCTTCgactgcctctctctctctctctcttcgcgtGATCAGCGCCActctgccttctctctgttttcCTTTTCAGTTTTAGTTGCCGAACGCCCATTCCTTCACgacttcccccccccccccccccaccccctccacggCATCCGACACGTCTTACCTAGcccccctcaccctctccgccctcctcttAGGTGTAGCCGAGACACGATCAACGAATCCTGCGGAGGTCTGCGCAACCCTTTTGCTCTGAAGCCTTCTATATACACCCACGCACAGTCACAGTGGCGCGCGGGCTTGCTGCCTTTCCACCTCctttccaccgccgccgcctctgtcgTTTTCCctcgccagcacacgcgcgtctcgctcgctcacTCGCGCCGTCTCTGATCTCgtgagcgcgtgcgtggatgcgtgtctgtctctgcAGCCGGCCGCGCAaaactgctgctgctgctacgcGCGGATTACACTCTTGGCGTGCCTGTGGTTGTCTTGAAGGGCGCTGCTTGCCTTGCACTGCTTTCGCTTGTCGTGTTGTGGGCCCGTAAGCAGAGTAGCCGTGCATCGCCAGCGCTTCGCTCGCACGCACTCGACCATCTGCAGCCCTCTTCCCCAACGGTGCGACGTACCCCGCATTCCACCCAGCCCTGCACGCGGAAGGGTCTCGCAGAGACAGTATGCCGACCTTTAGCGACATCATGGCGGCGCGCAAGGCGCTGGACGGCTACGTTTATGAGACACCGATCATCGAGAGCAACGCCCTGCATGGCAAGACGCGGCACGAGAGTGTCCTGCTCAAGTGCGAGAACCTGCAGCGCACCGGCAGCTACCACGTCCGCGGCATGACATACCGCGTGATCCGCGCCAAGGAGGAGGATCTGGGTATCAACAATTTTGTTacccacagcagcggcaacggcggtgcagcgctggcgtgcgcggcgagcaACTTCCAGAGCACGGCGCACGTCGTCGTGCCGGAGGACACCAACGCCCTCATCACGCGCAGCATCCGCCTCTACCACGGTAACTTCTACTACTGCAAGCCCGACCTGAAGAGCCGTGTCGAAATGGAGGCGCGGCTCCACTCGGAGTTCAACAAGGTGGCCGGCAAGAAGCGCAACCAGTGCATGCTCGTGAATCCGTACAGCGACGAGGCCATCATCGCCGGCCACGGCACGACCGGCATCGAGATCATGCTCCAGACAGACTGCTCGGTGGACTGCGTTGTTATCCCggtcggcggtggtgcactgCTAGCGGGGGCGGCGATCGCTGTGAAGGGCATGAAGCCGCATGTCGGCGTCTTTGCGGCCGAACTGGCTGTGCCTCCGGATCACTACACGGTTTTCAAGCGCGGCGAGGTCATCGAGGCACGCAAGCTCAAGGGCGATGAGAAGCGCCCCAAGGGCAACAAGCACGGCATCCGAACGGAGCTGACGGACCTTGCGAACAGCTACATTGATCGCTacgtcgacggcgtcgtgcaCGTGTCGAAGGAGGAGATGTGCTACGCCTTCCGATATGTGTACGAACGCTGCAAACTCGTCGTAGACACGAATGCTGCCAtcgccgtggcagcggtgctggccTGCCCGCAGGAGCTGAGCAACTACCGCCGCATCTGCATTGTGCTTTCAGGCGGTAACGTGGACCTCAACGATGTGCCGAAGATtgcgacggcgcggctgtgaggtgtgtgtgcgtgggtgtgtcggACGCCTGTAGCAGGCCTGTGCCCGTGATCACGCTCACGCTCGctcctcgtgcagcggcggcgattGTATaagcgctgcttctctctctttcccgGTTTCACCTTCCAACGCCcgtgtgcgcggctgctCAAGTCGTTGACACAGCCGCacggacgcacacacacacacacacacacacacacgtgcacgcacgcacgcacgcacccatgCGATCTCTTCTTttcgccgtcgtcctccCAATCAATCTGCCCACACCAGCCCACCGACTGAAACaagcagggagagagagagagagcgcaagagggggaggagctgAGAACGAGCGAGTGAGCGCGCTGTGAGCGTATCGGTGCAGCCGTTTGGGCGCGTCTCGCTCTCACTCCAGacgcctgtgcgtgtgcgtgtgcgtgtgtgtgtgtgtgcgtgtgtgccggcgCCAAGACTGCGGAGAAAGACGAGTTCACACGCATCCATGGCGGCAACGGATTAAAAGAAGTGATGTATACGCTTATAGCAACTTGTTAGCTTTTTGTTTTACAGAGCATGAGTTCAGTTCTACTCGACCCCGCCGGCCCTGTCGCCGGTGTCCaatcgcgtggtgcgaggcagccctaggcacacacgcgctgtAGAAGCGCTTCAGCCCAGTCACCTtagcacggcctctgcctcgAACCCTGCCCCGCATGCCCGCCTCGCACGTcgcaccgacgccgcgctATCCGGGCCGTGACGGCTGACGCCCGTAGCGATACattgctctgacctcccccACGTTATGGGCGCTCGACCTCGTCACCGCCAGAAGTGGCTGTGCGTTGGTAGAGATAGGGTgaaaagtgtgtgtgtgtgtgtgtgccgggCCCTAAGACACCACGCACTGagaggcgtgtgcgtgtgcgtgcgggtggCCTCCCCCCTACCCCACCCCACGTCATCGAAGACGCCTCTGAGAAAGAAGGAAGGAAGTTTGGCTGTGGTAGAAGACTCCCCCTTCCACTTCTTTCCCCGATTTTTCACTTGCTTCACCGGCCGTCATCGCGCCCTGATGGCGCAGCAGACGTCTGCCGGTCAATTCGTGCCAGCGCAGGGCATCTTGGCATGAGGCGCaggacgccgctgctcgatGTATTGGGGCTTGTGTGGCGGGCCACCTGCTGTTAGCGGAGTACCCTGATCAGCCTCTCCGTCTTTTGTCTGCTCCTGCgttcgttgctgctgcgtggtCAAGTGTTCGTCGCCCCacttcctcttccttccGCTTTCGTCCTCGCCACCCTCacgcgcccgcgccgctgttgtGTTGTACGCTCACACAGTTAgacacatatatatatatatatacgaGTGAGCGTGAGTCACCGAGCTggtatatatgtgtgtgcatgtgtgtccTCTTCTGGGGCTACTGCAGgacctcttccctcccctcccttcttccaCCCCGTCCCCTCGCATCAGAAGGCGGTTATATCCGCGTGAGACGAGCGAGACGCGAAGCGCAGCGAAGTGGCGGCACTTTCGAGTTGCAACATTATCCTGTTTCGTGTTGTTTGGTGCCTCCCTGTGGCTCATGCTGGAGGGGGGCTTATCCATTGATGCATACCAACCGAACAAAACTCGATGACGGGGGCGCTGAGCGGATGTGGGCGAGGGCTGACGCCGACgcagtgagggaggggaagtgagggagagggagagggagaggggcatcTGTGTGTTATCGtcctcgcccttctcgctctcttttctcACACTGTCCGCGTTGGCACTTGTGTGGACGGGTGTGCTCGTGGCGCTTCCGAACGATGTGTACGCCTGCATTCTCGTCTCGCAGTGGCCATGCCTCTCTtcaggcgcgcgtgcggcgtctgcgagcgactcccaccctccctccccgccaTCTGTGAGGCGTGCGAATTCTCGTCGCCTGAACactttgtgtgcgcgcagccgagcctgcgtgcttgcgtgagttgctctctccctctctcacgtgCAACCCCGCGTGTGACGACGCTCTCTCCGTACACGtttgcacgtgtgcgagcaTGTGTCTCCTGCGTGCGCCGCTCCCGTATCTCTACATGTCCCCATCTTTCTCCCTGCTGGTTCTCGGTGCGACCTCCTATCCTCtgtcgcacacacacacacacacacacacacacacacacgcgcacgcacgcacgctctctctctctctatctctcgCTATGCAAGCCATTCTCGCGCTCCGCCATGATGCTTTCTTCATCCTCGAGCTCGTCGTGTCGGTGGTGGCCACCACTCGCGCGGCCAGCCTCTCCACAGCatcctcagcagcagcagcagggggtGCTGCAGGGGAATGCCCATTTTATGTCTCTCCTGCAGCGACCTCCAGAGGGCCCTCCGCTGCCCCAGGCGCCCGCGCACAACGCCGTCCATGCTCCgcgtgtcgccgccgccttgccgccgcaggagcaggagcagcagcagcagcagcagccgtcctACAAGtcatcctcctctgccgccgctgcggccctCTCGCCGAACGCGTTTgtgcaggcgccgccgcagcggcagcgtgaAGGCGAGCAtccgcagcaccgacgtGTGCCGGCCGATGGCACCagcgcgacagcgacgagtggtggcggtggcggcggcatcgatgACTCATCTTCTGCCCTGAGCGCTGCCAGCGTGCCGGCGTCGTGGTCGTGCGAGAGTTCTGTTCTACCGCACCACGATGAGGACAGCGGCAGGTCCAGCGACGGCACGTACCAGTTCACCACGACCAGCTCCACGATGACCGAGCGACGCCCGGTTTCACTCAAACACGCTATATCAGTGGGGTCGAGCGATGATACGATGCGCTTGGCTGacctgcggcggcgagcgGCCGCTCAGGTTGAGAAGCGCGGCCCTAGACAcccagcagcgccgggtgccgtcggcgccagcgccgctgttgtgTCACCATCGTTTTCGACGTCGTCGTGCGGGTGCCCAACGAATTGCGCGTGTCGAAGCGACGCGTCAGACGACGACGTCTTTGGTGTTTCGGTCGATTTTCACGGAAGAGCGAGGCCggcgtggcgtgtgcgccctGCAAGTCGGCCACGCGTGGCAAGCGCTGATGCGCGACGTGACGCGTGCACGGACTGCACAATGAGAGCTGCACAGGACATGACACTCTGCAGCGACACCTCCTCGGAGACAGGCACaacaccgctgcagcggagcagTGAAGAGGACAGCGATGAcctctgcagctcctgccgTCAGCATCGCTGTGTTTGCGGTCATCCTTTCTTTGAGTGGCGTCCAGCTCAGCACGGCGACGGGGAGGTTTCACTTAAGCTGTCAAGTCAGGGCAGTTCCGAGGGCGACAGCgggggcggcgacgacgcttCACTCTGCAGACTCTGCAGAGCCGCcgctcgcacacgtgcagtGCACCAGGATGGTACTGCCGCATCCTTCGCTCACCACGAGGACCCGCTCAGCGAAGGTGTGCGCGAGGATAGACGGTGCACGGGGGTGCCCCCGCTCCTACGCCTTTCTATCCCATGTTCGTCTGCTGCGACCAAGCGCGACAGCGCGAGCGACGCCGCGACGATGACGCAGCGCGAGCGGGCTGATCGACGGATGATATACGTAcagagcgccgccgcactcgCCAGTGACGCCGGCGGTGAGCGCCGTGGTGCGCACGACGCTACCGTTGCAGCGGCAAGAGAGCTGGATCGTTGTACGGGCAGCACGCAGACAGACGCCGTCGTCCCAGCTGCCGCGACGGCTAGTCTATCGgatgagcagcgccgccgccacgcggaGCAagaggccgcggcggtgaagagcatcgctgctgctcactgCGCCGAGGTGACACTGCCCCTGCTGCAGGGCGAGCTGGCCAACTTTGAGGCCCGCGCGGCCGTGCAACAGCAGGCGCGCTTCCATGTAGTGGAATCGCAGCTGCGGGTGTACCTTGACGAGTttcggcagcgcgtgcaggagctgaGTGATCTCCAGATGCAGCAGCATGCTGATCGGCAAGCAGAAGCGGAAGTggcacggcgcgctgctgcccgtgtCGACCGTGCCACCTCCCCGATGGACAGTGCTCTCATCGCCGACGCGGCTGATTCCACCCCGCAAGCTGCTCCGTCGCCCGTGCCACCACAGCGCACCGTCGGGACACAGCACTCGGACGGAACCCTCGAGTTGTTGACAGTCGTGCGCACAGAGGCCGCATCATGgatggcgcagctgcttctctccATCGAAGCCGAGCGACGTGATGCCGTGACGCAGGACGAGACCGAGTCTCGCGACCGGCTCCTACACGTTGTGGAAGAGCCTCGCCGgcgtcagctgctgcgctatCAAGCGGAACTGCTCCACTGGCAGCAAGAGTGCGCGGCAGTACGTCACCGAGCCTCCTTCGTGTCTGATTTACGTGCGCTGGAGCTACGTGAGCGGCTTGCGCGGCAGGAGCTGAATGAGGAGGCGtccgcggtgcggcgcgagCTTGGCGAAGTCTTTGAGCGGCAACGCTGCCaagctgcggaggcggcggcgcactctCAGATGAAAGCACTCGAGGACGAGCTCGCCAAGGTGCGATCGAAGCTGTCCATTGTTGAAGCCGAACACGCCGACACCCTTGAGCACGCGAAgcagcttcgcctgcagcttATCCACGCGTTGCGCATGCCCACCGTGACGCTCGTCGATTGCTCGGGCgtgtctgcagcagctcgtggcgctggtgacgccgccgccgccgcgtacGCCTGCCCCAACGCGAAAACAGAAATGGGGCGCGGCGACACGTTGGACATGCGTGGGAACACTCATCAAGGCTGTGAGGATCGCGCTCCGAAGGCTCACGCTGCTTCATCGACGGGCTCAGCCACCGGCGTGGCCCCGTGGCACACTGTGCCGAACGGAATCCACGGAGGCTGGGAGGACTTGCCTGTGCATCAGCGTTTTGCCCGCGCGCAtcaggaggcgctgcgcgtgacCCGGGCACAGTGCCGCACCGTCTGATGCCTCTCCCGATGCCCGGAGCGGTTCTGTCGAGTCTTTTGCTGTCATTGTGCTGTGCGATCGACtgtggcgcgcgcgtgcccgGCGGCtgtcgcccccctccctcctccctgtcGCCCCTCATAGAAGAGCACCATAGACTGTAacggagcggcagcgtgcacgttctttctccttctcttgtGTGTTTTCGCTCCTCACGGACGGCAGAGGGAGTGTACTTGTCAAAGACAGCGGCGTTTCCGCGTGCGAGCACGGAGGCCCTCGTGACCACTGTTCACAGCATAATGGCAAGGGCCGCGTGTAGTGTTGGCGTACGTGGCCCACCCTCTACGCCCTTTGATGCGGCACGTCCGCCGCGCCATCCTTCTTGCCGTGCCGTCATCCTCCCCTTCGCGTGCTTCGCCTCTGCCGGCGCACGCTCTTCGAAGGCTAACAGGGGAAACGGAAAACAAGAACGTTGAttggcgcgcatgcgcatgcgctCCGACTGCATGTGCTGCGTCTCTGCGAATGATGCTTCCGCTCACATGacgcaccccctctccctcctcctcctcacgcgcgcatgaggcagagagagagagagagcgcaagGCCAAAGGTGCCGCGtggcgcaccgcgcgcacacacgcctgGTGACCTCCCTCAACGCCTTCGCCCTcttctcgccctcttctccttccctcccttctgcGTGCACCTCACGCAGTCAGCGTGTGTCTcgccatctccctctctctctctctctgtgtgtgcctgcttTCAGCGGGAGGTGTGCGACTCCAGCAGCCACTGTCCATCGCTACCGATGGACCCAAAGCACACGAGACGCGCCGGCCTCCCCACTCGGCCAGGCGCACCGCATAGCGGCGATGACGGTGCTCCTGTTGCGCCAGCCGTGGCGATGCAGCGAGGCCATGGAGGCTCTTCGTTATCGTCGTCTGATGGCCCTTCTCCAGCTGTTCTGTCCTCTGCTGGGTCGTTGTGGTCGCGTGTGGGCCGCGAGGTCGCCAGCTGGCGCCGTGGCACTGTCTCGATCCACGAGGTGGACGCGTGGCTACGCTTCAACCCGTACATCCGCCGCGGCTTCCGACATCGCTTCTTGCGCAAGCGCGAGGCCCTCGGCTCGATCGTGCTTTACTTCCATAACGAAACCTTCAACATTGTGTCCCACCTGGCcatggcggtgctgctggtgctgctgctgctatgGCCGCCGCGGTCGACGGCAAtgagcagcggtggtggggcgTCGGAAATCTACGACGGAGCTGACGGGGGCTATGGGCTgtacaccgccgccgcttctgccggcgggcagggcggcggcggcgcacattTCGGAGAACACGCAGCGGGTGCGCCGTTTCGTGGGCACcgcagcgaagcagcagagGTGCCCTCGTGGCTACGTGGGTTGCACGGactcgctgctgcatctGGCGCAACCGCGGCGGGCACTGACAAGGACGGCGCGCAGGGATACGTGCCTTCCCGTGATGAGGCTGCCTCCCCACGACATGCGctgagcgacgccgctgctggtgccgcagcgtctTCGCCATCGTTTCGCGtctttgcctctctctcggGAGActcggcagcgccatcgtcgccggCATGGATCGTGTCAGGCATCGACAccgcgctgccaccgccgcccatgagcgtcgccgcccgtctctccctctccctcacaccACTGGTGTTCAGCCTCCTGCTGACGTTCGTGCTGTCGGTGCTGTATCACACCTTCATGCCatgctgccgctcccgccGCGGCTatcagcagctcctgcagtGCGACGTCATGggcgtcgtctgcgccatcTCTGGCAGCGCCTACGCGTACTTCACATGTGGGATGCCGTGCGCCGGTGAGTATGTTCAGGGATGGACGGCGGCACTCATGGTGGTagcgacgctgctgtgcatCTACGTTGTCGTGTTGGCGCCGATGTGGGACGTGGTGGcagatgtgtgtgcgctggcgctgcacctGGTGCAGTGGGTTGCAGCTGTTGTcatcgctgctgtgctgGAATTCTTGATGGGCTGTCCGCTAccctctgcgccgccatgcccgccaccgctgcagcgtaGCGGGCGTGAGCGTGATCGTCAGCCGCgcccgtcgccaccgccagcgcaccactcGCGCCAGCACCTTCTACCAGCCtgggtgcagcagcatcgacaCCTATCCTCCGCTCGACTCGGTGACCCGCCGACGACTgccgcgacagcggtggcggcaaaCACCGGCGTCGATCCGGTACCCCTCAGCGCACTCCagcgcgccaccgtcgtcggcgtctaCTGCCTCCTGCATCTTTGTGTGTACGTGGCGCTGGTCTATCCCAAGAGTCGCGCAGCCATGGGCGGGTTCACGCAAGCCACGCACTACCACAACGCCTCCTACGTGTGGCTATGCCTCGGCGGCCTCATCAACGCCGCTCGCTTTCCTGAGGTGGTTGTGTTTCACTGGACACGACGAGCGGCGCGTCACACGCggcgtgtggcggcggcagaggcggccgcTCGGTGCGCCGAGGCGCTAGGAAGGGAtgccgctgtggcggagATGGATGCACGAGGTGCACCGGcggcttcgtcgtcgtcgcgcggCTCTGCGCGCCCGCTTCGTGCCTCCCCCGGCGGCGTTGCAACCGAGctggcagcgcaggcgcccTCCGTGTTAATCACGTCTTcgccgcccgccaccgcgccTACCTTGTGGGACCGCCTCTGCGTCCCGAAGCTGATGGTCACCTACGTCGTCTCTGCCTCCACTCTCGACTACATCGGCAACAGTCACAACATCTGGCACGTGTGCACCGCACTGAGCGCCTTGTCAGCCATCCTCGGCGTCTACCACGACTGCATGGAGTACGACCTCGTCCAGTGCGGCTGATGCGTGGCGTCGGCACTGTCTCGTTCTCTCGACCaggggagagacggagacggtGAGCGAGAGGGCGGgtcgcccctcccccgtcctCCTTTTGCCTCGGAGCGAGCTGATGGCGGTCACAGGGCACCAGCCCTGCATCTCTCTCCACGAGCCCCGAACTCGGAGCTCCAACACACCGAAGGCAACGTGTGGAAGCTCATCGACgtctccgcggcggcgtacAGGAAGCTCGCCAGCGGGGCTGTGTCGACTCACGAAGGCCGCGCCGGCTTGGGAGCGGTGCGAGCTGAGATTGCCgcactgcgcgcacgcgcgtcacaCAGCAGCCTCAGCCGTTGCCTTCCCGCCCCGGCACAAGCGACCAACGCCTTACGGGGCTGCTCCCCACTCCCCATGCGACGTCTGTGTCATGGTGCAAGGCGCTGCGATGGCGCTCGCTTCCGCGAATTCACAAGAGCGGGGCGGGCAGCCGAAGAGACTGCAGTGCGTGGCACACCGTGTGCGAAGGCCGTGGCGCGCTCGGGCCGCCGTGAGATGCGATTCCGTGGTGACGCTCGCCAGCACGGACTCACGCTGATGGAGACAGTGCGCAGAGCACAATGGTGCGCCCCGCTTCCTCTCCAACGAGCGAGGCCGCTGAACTGAACTGGCGTGCGTCGGATGTGCCGCCGCACGCCACCTGCTGTGGCGCGAAAAAAAACCAACGACGAATCGATGGCACAAGGTCCAACGCCTCGAGCTACGGACGCACCGTCCGCCTACCGGGCGACGCCCCAAGACGC from Leishmania major strain Friedlin complete genome, chromosome 6 includes:
- a CDS encoding putative serine-threonine dehydratase; translation: MPTFSDIMAARKALDGYVYETPIIESNALHGKTRHESVLLKCENLQRTGSYHVRGMTYRVIRAKEEDLGINNFVTHSSGNGGAALACAASNFQSTAHVVVPEDTNALITRSIRLYHGNFYYCKPDLKSRVEMEARLHSEFNKVAGKKRNQCMLVNPYSDEAIIAGHGTTGIEIMLQTDCSVDCVVIPVGGGALLAGAAIAVKGMKPHVGVFAAELAVPPDHYTVFKRGEVIEARKLKGDEKRPKGNKHGIRTELTDLANSYIDRYVDGVVHVSKEEMCYAFRYVYERCKLVVDTNAAIAVAAVLACPQELSNYRRICIVLSGGNVDLNDVPKIATARL